Proteins encoded in a region of the Quercus lobata isolate SW786 chromosome 8, ValleyOak3.0 Primary Assembly, whole genome shotgun sequence genome:
- the LOC115955080 gene encoding PLASMODESMATA CALLOSE-BINDING PROTEIN 3-like has product MEERVFTCLIFLLFGHFVCSGSILTKKISIGYSTEQDHEVTQLLHFTSSISTTQKDITTPITTVPTITPASTTPSTTTPIINPTSNPDTSTPAVNMTPITNPAPATTSPATSGASWCVATQSAPQKELQVALDYACGYGGVDCSAIQLSGSCYNPSTIRDHASYAFNAYYQKNPVPNSCNFGGTAMITSTDPSTGTCQYASTSTSSSLLNTTNSSGSTVFGAVPTGPSTPSSSSAATTLKSLLSHSFIITCLMTLFLGKCHL; this is encoded by the exons ATGGAAGAAAGGGTCTTTACCTGTCTCATATTTCTCCTATTTGGTCATTTCGTCTGTTCAG GTTCAATTTTAACAAAGAAGATATCAATAGGGTACAGCACAGAACAAGACCATGAAGTAACACAATTGTTGCATTTCACTTCCTCAATTTCAACTACCCAAAAAGACATTACTACTCCAATCACAACAGTTCCTACAATAACTCCAGCCAGTACCACACCTTCTACAACAACTCCAATTATAAACCCAACCTCAAACCCTGATACAAGCACACCAGCAGTCAACATGACCCCAATTACAAACCCAGCTCCTGCAACTACATCACCTGCAACTTCAGGGGCTAGCTGGTGTGTTGCTACCCAAAGTGCACCACAAAAAGAGTTACAAGTTGCTTTAGACTATGCTTGTGGGTATGGTGGTGTTGATTGTTCAGCAATACAGCTTAGTGGAAGTTGTTACAACCCCAGCACCATTCGTGACCATGCATCATATGCGTTTAATGCGTATTATCAGAAGAACCCAGTTCCAAATAGCTGTAATTTTGGAGGAACTGCTATGATTACAAGCACTGACCCAA GTACTGGGACATGTCAATATGCATCCACTAG CACAAGTTCATCATTGTTAAACACAACAAATTCGAGTGGCTCAACAGTTTTTGGAGCTGTCCCTACTGGCCCCTCCaccccatcatcatcatcagcagcTACCACGTTAAAGAGCTTATTGTCACATTCCTTTATCATTACATGTCTCATGACATTGTTCCTGGGTAAATGTCATCTCTGA
- the LOC115955537 gene encoding pentatricopeptide repeat-containing protein At2g42920, chloroplastic: MIPSCCCSLTPLSSSTSISKFISDQPYLTMLEKQCTNMKDLQKIHANLIKTGLAKDTIAASRILAFCASPAGDMNYAYLLFTHIQNPNLFAWNTIIRGFSQSSTPHNAISLFIDMLISSPIEPQRLTYPSVFKAYTQLGLAHDGAQLHGRIIKEGLESDPFIRNTILYMYMNCGFLSEARQMFDKDKEFDVVAWNSMIIGLAKYGEIHESRRLFERMQFRNAVSWNSMISGYVRNGKLMEALELFGKMQEKRIEPSEFTMVSLLNACARLGALRQGEWIHDFIRKNDFELNVIVSTAIIDMYCKCGTIEKALQTFEAAPKKGLSCWNSMIFGLAMNGCEEEAIHLFSKLQSTNLKPDSVSFIGVLTACNHSGMVDEARYYFSLMTNTYKIKPSIKHYSCMVDVLGRAGLPEEAEELIRSMPVKPDAIIWGSLLSACRKHGNIEMAKEAAKRVTELDPSDSCGYVLMSNVYAASSHFEEAIEERLSMKEKHIEKEPGCSLIEVDGEVHEFVAGGRLHYRAPEIYSLLNELGLVLHEMEYV; encoded by the coding sequence ATGATACCATCTTGTTGCTGCTCACTCACCCCATTATCATCATCAACCTCCATATCCAAATTCATCTCAGACCAACCTTACCTCACCATGCTAGAAAAACAATGCACCAACATGAAAGACCTTCAGAAGATTCATGCCAACCTCATCAAAACTGGCTTAGCCAAGGACACTATTGCTGCTAGCCGCATCTTGGCCTTTTGTGCCTCTCCAGCTGGTGACATGAACTATGCTTACTTGCTCTTTACTCAtatccaaaatccaaaccttTTTGCATGGAACACCATCATTAGAGGCTTCTCTCAAAGCTCAACTCCACATAAtgcaatatctcttttcattgaCATGTTAATATCTTCACCTATTGAACCTCAAAGATTGACTTATCCTTCAGTTTTCAAAGCTTATACTCAACTTGGACTAGCCCATGATGGAGCTCAGCTTCATGGGAGGATTATAAAAGAGGGTCTTGAGAGTGATCCATTTATACGAAACACTATCTTATATATGTACATGAATTGCGGTTTTTTGAGTGAGGCACGTCAAATGTTTGATAAAGATAAGGAATTTGATGTTGTTGCATGGAATTCAATGATTATTGGTCTTGCTAAATATGGAGAAATTCATGAGTCTAGGAGATTATTTGAAAGAATGCAATTCAGAAATGCGGTTTCATGGAATTCCATGATTAGTGGATATGTTAGGAATGGGAAATTGATGGAGGCATTGGAGCTTTTTGGCAAGATGCAGGAGAAGAGAATTGAGCCAAGCGAGTTTACAATGGTCAGTTTGTTAAATGCATGTGCTCGCTTAGGAGCACTTAGACAAGGAGAGTGGATTCATGACTTTATTAGGAAGAATGACTTTGAGTTGAATGTCATTGTTAGCACAGCAATAATTGACATGTATTGCAAGTGTGGCACCATTGAAAAGGCTCTTCAAACGTTTGAGGCTGCCCCGAAGAAAGGATTATCATGCTGGAACTCTATGATCTTTGGCCTAGCCATGAATGGTTGTGAGGAAGAAGCAATTCATTTATTCTCTAAGCTGCAGTCTACGAATTTGAAACCAGATTCTGTTAGTTTTATTGGGGTTCTCACGGCTTGTAATCACTCGGGCATGGTGGATGAAGCAAGGTATTATTTCTCATTAATGACAAATACATACAAGATTAAGCCATCAATAAAGCACTATAGTTGCATGGTTGATGTACTAGGACGAGCCGGGCTCCCTGAAGAGGCAGAGGAGCTGATAAGAAGTATGCCAGTAAAGCCAGATGCTATTATATGGGgatctttgctctcagcttgtAGAAAGCATGGAAACATTGAGATGGCCAAGGAGGCAGCAAAGCGTGTGACTGAGTTGGATCCAAGTGATAGCTGTGGTTATGTGCTTATGTCTAATGTTTATGCTGCCTCCAGTCATTTTGAAGAAGCAATAGAGGAAAGGCTTTCCATGAAGGAGAAGCATATAGAGAAAGAACCAGGATGTAGTTTGATTGAAGTGGATGGAGAAGTGCATGAGTTTGTTGCTGGTGGCAGGCTGCACTATAGAGCACCAGAGATCTACTCTTTGTTGAATGAGCTGGGACTGGTGTTACATGAGATGGAATATGTCTGA
- the LOC115955538 gene encoding AT-hook motif nuclear-localized protein 16 yields the protein MAGGADLTVPSVGSKNAMDRNQEPEKGNNNNRPAIDVLMSPKVPKAVSPVSSIADGETIRRPRGRPAGSKNKPKPPIIVTRDSANALRAHAMEVSSGCDVSESLANFARRKQRGICILSGSGCVTNVTLRQPTSSGAIVTLHGRFEILSLLGSILPPPAPPGITGLTIYLAGAQGQVVGGGVAGALIASGPVVIMAASFMNATFDRLPLDDDEIAAAMQNQHYQNGRNHHLDISDLYGMPKNLLTNGTMSMPPEIYSWVPGRNMSKT from the coding sequence ATGGCTGGAGGTGCAGATCTAACAGTCCCTTCCGTTGGATCAAAAAATGCCATGGATAGAAACCAAGAACCTGAAAAGGGCAATAATAACAACAGGCCTGCCATTGATGTGCTCATGTCTCCCAAAGTGCCAAAGGCAGTATCACCAGTTTCTTCGATAGCTGATGGGGAGACCATTAGGCGACCTCGTGGAAGGCCAGCTGGTTCCAAGAACAAGCCAAAGCCACCAATTATTGTTACCCGAGACAGTGCAAATGCACTTCGTGCACATGCTATGGAAGTGAGCTCTGGCTGTGATGTGAGTGAAAGTTTAGCTAATTTTGCAAGGAGGAAGCAGCGCGGCATTTGCATACTTAGTGGGAGTGGATGTGTAACAAATGTCACGCTGAGACAACCAACATCCTCTGGGGCAATTGTGACCCTTCACGGGCGGTTTGAGATTCTTTCATTGCTTGGATCAATCTTGCCTCCACCTGCTCCACCAGGCATCACTGGCCTGACTATCTACTTAGCTGGGGCTCAAGGGCAGGTAGTGGGTGGGGGTGTGGCTGGTGCTCTTATTGCATCTGGTCCTGTTGTAATCATGGCTGCATCATTCATGAATGCAACTTTTGATCGCCTGCCATTAGATGATGATGAAATTGCTGCTGCCATGCAGAATCAACATTACCAAAATGGTCGGAATCATCACCTTGATATTTCAGATTTATATGGGATGCCAAAGAACTTGCTTACCAATGGTACCATGTCTATGCCCCCTGAGATATACTCTTGGGTTCCAGGACGAAACATGTCAAAAACCTAG